A window of Vulpes lagopus strain Blue_001 chromosome 16, ASM1834538v1, whole genome shotgun sequence genomic DNA:
TACCACTTATGGCCACCAGTATCAGTaatcctctccttcctccatgaGTGTCAATGGAGACAGGCTGGAGAATCTGAACTTTCACCACTACCTGGAGCTAACAATGATCCGGAGGCTTAAAACGTAATACCCAGCATGTCCATATTTCAATAGAAAATCACTCATCAAACTGAGTAAGAAGTAATCAACATGTGCtaatacaaagaaaacacagaagttagaattatctgacaagCGTTTTAAAGCAGTCATCATAAAAATTCTTCAATAAGCATgcctgaaacaaaaatatataaagtctcAGCaaaggaatatataaagaaccaagTGGAAAAGATACAATAACCAATATGAATAAAAGGAACTGAGAAAAGAATCaatgaaaggaagacagaacatggtAAATTGCTCAATCTGAAcaacagagaggagagacagaaaaaaagaaatgaagagtctGAGGGGTCTGTGGAATtataaaaaagatgatttatgtcATCAAagttctggaaggaaaaaagaaaagggacagCACTGGAAaaagtattcaaataaataactgaaaattcttgggatgcctgggtagctcagtagttgagcatctacctttagctcagggtgtgattctgggtctggagatcgagtccacattggtgtccctgcaaggagcctgcttctccctctgtctatgtctctgcttttctgtgtctctcatgaataaataaataaaatcttttaaaaaataactgaaaattctcaaatttggcaaaagacataaacctaTAAAATCAAGTACCTAAGAGGATCTAAATGggataaatccaaagaaattcaTGCCAAAACACATCACagtaaaacttctgaaaactaaagacagagGAAATCTTGAAAACAGCAAGAATCAAACACCTTGGAGTGATACTGGCTCCTTCTGGggacatcactaatcatcagggaaatgcaaatcaaaaccacaatgagatgtcacctgtcagagtggctaaaagcaaaacaacagaaataagtgttagtgaagatgtggagaaaaaggagctcCCATGCATTGTTGggggaatgaaaactggtatagcccctgtggaaaacaatatagggaggttcctcaaaaaattaaaaatagaactgctatatatgatctagtaattccattaTTGGGTATCTACTCAAAGcaataattcaaaaggatatatgcaccactattttattaaagcattatttacaacagccaaattatggaagcagcccaagtgtccattgataaatgaatggatagagaagtttatatataaatatatgtatacacacacacacaatggagtattattgagacataaaaaagatgaaatcttgccatttgcaacatggatggatctagagagtataacgctaagtgaaataggtcaatcagagaaagacaaatactatatgatctcatgCATGAGAGTCTTGTATTCTCTATTGTTATGgtgcttttattattaataatctaGAAATTTATGATCTTgtcaaaagtaatatttaaacaTACAGTTCAtgattaaatattacttttttttgtgtgtatattttaaaagaaatacttctCTAACACAAGTGGATAAGTTTTTCTCCTAAATTGTCTTTAATCTTCCTGTAAGTGATTATACATGTGTTATAATATAggaatacaattttatttttaaatttggtttattttttccatgtggCTAACCTATTTTGTTTGTACCATTTATAATGAATTATATCtggattcttttttctatttcattaatcattttaattttattttgatgccACTGATAGTTTCttactatttttagttttataataaatctttatctagagggtaaaaaaaatttgaattactAGAAAAATATAAGTAATGATGTTTCTTAgataaatgttttgtaaaaatgagaatttttatcttcaaatttctcagatgctgttttattatttcaaattagcCACAAGCAAACGCATCTTTTAGTTTTCAAATTAATGTCTTAAgagtgaaaattatttatttgccCTCAACaacatattctttttcatttttgttctccaTCCCTTTAAACAATAATGACCATAAAAGTCTACTAGTGGTACCCCAAATTTAATCTTTCAGTTTTGCATATGTTTTTTGATTCTTAACAATTGAAAATATGAAGTCAGAGAGGTTTAGAATACTAATGACTTCCATTGTCTCTTTATTTTAAGGAGTTTCTAATATCTCTTTAGTAATAGTTATCCTTTTTGACTTGATAGCCCTTGATATCCCTTTATAGCCCTTGATAGCTTTCTGGCCATCAATCAAGAACCAAGGTGCTGGTAGAATGAGACTGTAGTAATTCTAGGCCACATTTTAATAGAAATGAGTACTTGTTTTATTTGAATACATTTCACATATTTAAGTATCTGAATGAGGGAGTTGGCTCTATCTGTTAATGATTTAACTTTACTACTTTTTATAgctttctgttctctattttagAAATTGAGAGTAAACTATGGAAATTATATAGTATAAGCTCAAGAGATGATACCATAAAACTTTGAAATCATATAATTAAGTCTtacctctatttcttttcttaatttttcatgtgtctttttttcttcctcaagaaaataagttttttcaATGATAGATTCTTTTACAGTGATAATTGTATCCTTTAGCTTTGTAATGTCTTCCTGTATgtttataaagtttaaaatatacaagTCAAACAATGAATGGTCaatataagttaaatattttcagcatttctataatttttaaaaaatctagccATCGCATTTAATTTTGGTTAAAGAGTATTAGAATATTACTTtgatacaaagaataaagaactATTAtccaaataaatctttgttttaaaaacttaaaactaaaactaaatgcaaataagatattaaaagtCATAGTGTTCATTGCCTagcaacaataactaataatatagtatatgttaactaaattgaatttaaagaaaaaaataataaaaaaataagaacttaaaataaaaactaaaggtaAATAAGACATGAGAAAAGTGGTAGTAGTCATAGTAGCAATTGCCCAGCAACAGTACGAAGGATACTTTTAAATTCTCTAGCAAGAAATGACAGATATCCATTTAAGTGGATATCTCCCActgtcttcaaaaaataatattaaaaatagaaaaattcttaAGGTACAATTATTAATTGATATTGTTTGTATAACAGCATTAAGCACACAAATTTGAATTGATTGGATTCATTAGCTTAAAAAGCTAGGGCTTCAACATTTTTGTGAGTCACGCTTTCTAAAACAAATGGATTAATTATTCACTGCAATTttgactacatttttttaattaatccaCAGGGGATTTGAgaaattcctttattcatttgtacATCTGGTGTAGTTGTTACATAACTcacatatttaagtttttaaaagttgtgaaaataatttctgaatctAGTTATGGCAATCATTGGTATTTTATTAAGTTAATGATACATTCATCACTTAATAAGTGTACTTGCAAAAAAggagtaatagaaaaaaaagttctgataAGTGATATTTCAAACCTGTACTTGTTTTATGCGATTTCCTTCTGGATTTTGGAGATTTTGCATAAGTCcctctttcattgtttttagttttttaacaaGCTCTCGTTTTTCATGGAGTGCAGTCATCAGTGACCATTTGCTTTCTACCTCCACCAAACTATCTTTATgcgcttttatttttatataatattcattatattttatcatatattccTCAAAGTGTTCCTGGGCTGCTTCTATGTCAAATTTAAGCTTTACATTTTCTGTATGTAAGGATTTGATTTGAGTTTCCAGATTCCCACACTGAAGTTTGGCATTCTCTATGGCAGCATCCTGCTGATAAAtttgcctttctgtttctttagttTCTGCAGAGACAGATGCTATTTGGTTTTTAAGCTCACGGAGTTCACtctgtaaaatatttcaatactATTAGTACTAACTCATGATATtcaacataaaaatgttattgttttGATCCATAAGTCTGTAGtaaaatcacaacaaaaacaTATCATATATAGAAAAATTGATATACAATAAAAGTAACCATTCAATaagtaacaaaattattttataatgttagAGGTAGCCTAGAatgatttcttactttttttttttagattttatttatttattcatgagagacacagagagagaggcagagacatagaaggagaagcaagctccctctgGGGAGGCCAACACcagacttcatcccaggaccccaggatcacgccctgagccgaatgcagacactcaaccactgagccacccagacgcccctctgtttcttactttttaatgttcatctaaaatattaaagtttcatCACTTGTGGTAACATTTCATATGTAAAAGTTACTTTACAATcacttaaataatatatttatggaCATCAGAAGTATACACTGAAGAAAGATAATATGATAAAGCCCTAGTAAAAATCAAAAGATCTAGACTCTAGGGCCCTTACTGCCATTTACTAGTTGGTATGATCATACATAGCAAACTTAATTGCCCTATCCAAAGCTTACTTTCttatttgtaaatgtatataaagaTGTCTGCCTTACCTCTCTGGGGCAGCCTTTCTCACAGCACCTCCTTTTTAAAACCTACTTTTCACACCACCATTCTTCTCTGGTTCTCCTCAGATGTCTGGGCATTCCTTCTCAATCTCCATTGTTCTTCAAATACAGGTCTTCTTCAGGTCACAATCATAATTCCCTCTGCTTATTCTATGTATACTCCTTGGGTAATCTTATCCATACTTACATCTTGAGCTACATATATGCTGATGATTCACAGAACCTAAGTGGCTGTTGAGTCCTATACCTAGGTGTCACTGGCTAATCTCATATTCATCATGTACCCCAAATCAGACTAATCCTACTCCCCTTCCCGTCCTGTTCTTCCTTGCATTACTTGTCTGTTGTCAGAACCACAAAAACTCAGTAACATAcaacaataaatgtttattgctcACATGAATGGCAGCAACTGGAATTGGCTAGCTGTTGACATTGGTTAGATTTGCTCAAATGTCTGGGGTCGATTGGCAGTAAGATGGTTTGGTTTGGCTGACTAGGCTGGCTCGGGTGTCTTGGCTTTGCTTCATATGTATCTTAAATATGGTGGGCTAAGCTAGGCATGTCCTCATGATGATAGcagatgcaaaagaatggaagttCAATTATGGAAGAGATTATTCAAGCTTCTATTTATAATATCTGTTAACATCTCAGCTAGCCACATGATGAAATTCAGTCAAGGGGTAGAAGTACCCACTCACTGTAATGATATGTGGCAAGGGTGTAAATATAGACACAGTCATATAGACATAAATATAGATGAAGAATTGGGACCAAAAATGCAAATTACCACACCCCTAGTTTCccaaactaattaattaatgGTACTACTTTGGGAACCAGCcttaattccttccttctctttactatctgtttataaaattttatagatcTTCCCATCAAAACAACTCCGCAGAccatcatccattcatttttttttcttttctacctaaCATCAtcattatctttaaataaatatataattttgggaTAGGTCAGTGTATTAAAAAGACACACCCAGCTATCCTTTTCCTggcagagatgagagagaaaaatacaacaTGCAGATGAACTTCAATTTTTATCTCCAGCTCTGATATTCCAAATGCCCACTTGACATTCCTCTTTGGATACCCAAAAGACATCTAAAACTGTATGTGATCAGAAAAGAATAATCTATACACCCAACACATTCCTCCCCTAGTCTTCCTGATTTCAATAAATTGCACCACTTTACACCTAATACTCAAGACCTACAAGTCATCTTGATTCTTCCCTTTATCTAAGCGCCTACCACACAACATATTTACTAGCAGAGCTTGATGGTTgggcctttaaaataaaatcccaaattcACTTCTGACCAATTTTTGTAGTGTGGCCTGATTCCTGCCTTGTCttcctatttctgtttttccccctctcccacaATCATGTTCCACACATCAGACTGAAGAATCTTTAGCACATAGTCATATCATATTACTTCCCTGCTCAAGACCTTCCAATGATTTCTTATTGTGGTaataatgaaattcaaattccttAATGTGGCTTACAAGGTCATATATCCTCTAGTCACAATTTATTGTGCCTTCCCTTCCATGTTTTAGTCTCCCCTCTTCCAGCctcttttctgtttattaaatATGCCCAGTGCCTTCCCATCTTGAgggtatttgtaatttttctctcAACATTAAGACTTTTCTACTTCTAGTTATTACCTTTTGGGGTCTTTGTCTTTTACAattcagctttattattattcttcaaatagttttccctgaattaaaatataaattaaccaTCTATCCTCCCCCTTGAGTTACTCTCTACACATTATTGCATTTCCTTTGTAACACATCAATTAATGGAAttaccttttttgtttatttctttattgcctGCCTCCCCTGATTAGAAAGTCAGCCCCATGAGTGCAGTAACTTTGTCTATCTTCTTTACCATTATCTTCTCAGTACTTAAAATAGTACTTGGTACAAtcaagatgctcaataaatattaaatgattgaatgaatgaagcacaGGGATATATCCAGTGCCAGCTAGATCAGGTTATTGACACTATTGATCATTCTGGTGAAAGATGGTATTTCTACTGATTTGGTCAtcatctcttctctctcctggaaTAATGTAATAGactattaatatttttccctGGCTTTAGTCAATTCCTTCTTCAATTCATTTCTATGCTTTCCCTGGAATTCATTGATattgttttcctcctcctcctctacttCTTACTCATGCCTAACCCCTCCTCTTGCTTTtacccctcctctttcttctttttcctccccttcctctttccgtctcctccttctccttgttTATAGATTTATTGAGGTAGAATTTACATGAACTGCATATATTTAAGCTTTACAATTGATGAGTTTTGACTTACTTTTATGCTCATGAGATATCACAATAAAGATAATAACCATATCCCTTACCCACAAGTTTCCTCCTGCTACTTTGCAATCCAtccttccctctccatctctccattCCCAGACAACCATTCATTTGCTGTCTGTCACTAAAGCTtgcattttcaagaattttacataagtagaattttataatatatacttttttagtCTCAcatatttcattcagcataattatttctGGATACATCTGCATTGTTGTATATATCAGTGCTGATATATCACTGAGTAgcattctattgtatggatataccacacttTGTTCTGATGGGTATTTGGGTTGTATGCAGTTTTCCAGTAAGTATAtaccttcatttctcttggataaacaAATATCTAGAAGTTGAATGGCTGgattatatagtaaatatattttaatattttaagaaactaaactATTTCCTAAGTGGTTGTACTTACTTCTGTGAATAACAacagttttacttcctcctttcaatatggatgccttttatttatttttctttcatgattgcACTTGCTTGAACCACTAGTACCATAGAAAGAATAGAAGTGATAAGACCACATTTCCtcgccttgttcctgatcttaggagagaAACATTTAGTCTTTCACTATGCGGTATGAAGTTGGCTGTGGGATTCataaagggatatatatatatacccttttTCAGATTAAGGAAGTTCTACTCCTGctagagtttttatcatgagtgaaTGTTAGATTATTAAAAGTGTTGTTTTGTGCTTAattctctttccaaaatataaatgtaatcatttgCTCTCTTGCTTAAAGCCCATCAAAACCTTCCTATCACCTTTAGAATAACGTCCAGGGTTCTTATCAAAGTATGTATCTCCCACCACTTCTCAAAATATACCTTATGCTATACTGCCAACAAACTAcatatatagttgacccttgagcaacacagATTTGTACTGCATGGGTCCATTTATaggcaaatttatatatatatatatatatatacacacacacatatatatatatatatatataaagatagtaCAGTTACtgtaaatctattttctcttccttgtgggtttcttaacatttttttttctctagcttactttattataaaaatacagtatataatacatataacttACAAAATATGTCTTAAGTGACTGTTATGTTATTGGTAAGTATTctagtcaatagtaggctattagtaattaagtttttggggagACAAAGTTATATGTGGGTTTAATTGGGTCAGAGGTTGGTGCCCCTAACACCCACAttattcaaggatcaactgtagtTCTATGAATGTATCAGATGCTACTTCAGGCCTCTGTGAATTTTCTCAGGATCTTGTCTAGGATACCATCCTCCTCATCCCCTAACCCTTAAACCTGTCCTAGATACCCAATTATTCAAGTAAACTCCAGCTGTCTTCTTTTAAGCTCAACTGAAACATCACTTTGTGATCATTCCTCCTTCAGTGTTAAATCTGTGTTCATGCCCCTATTGTTCACTTTTCTACCTTgagtatgattatttttttctgacctcTTCAATAGACAAGTCAGGACAATAGCAAAATGCTTAATAGAAAGTAGGCCCTCAATATAAGtgaaataacatctgtgaaactCCTTGAAGACAGAAGTTTTACataaaatgtctttataaaagctaagacattattatttttgtattatattcttgcaaaaaagtattcttttctaAAAGTGATAAATgcaatgcaaatatttataagaGAACCATATTACCATGAtagtataataattattatcatatATCTGCTGATGCATTAATACCTAAAGCCAACATCAAAATCCAGCTCTATACTGTCCACCAGAGCCCCAGCACgatactttacatatatttacaaatattaattcatttaatcctcatgaaaaCCTTGAAGACAGGTCATaaattatctccactttacaaatatgaaaaaagaagggTAGAGAAATTAAACCATGGAGCAAAAGTAGCAAATCTTCTTTCAAACTAGGCAGCTGGGCTCTAGAGCCTATTTGTTacttctataatatatataataataacctTTACAAAGCACATAGTAAAGATACCATTCCCATTTTTGCTTCTTTAGCTACATTAACAGAGTATAGTTACATCTAATTGTGCTGCATACAAAAAAACAAGCATGGCTTCCAGATTCCCTGCAgtaattatgaatatattatgaaatgtaaGGAACACAAAAATGTTTCCTATCAACTTGAAATGTACACTGACAACTATAACTCACAAGCCATGGCTTTAAAAACATTGGCTTAAAAACTTAACCTTCCTTCAATTTAGTATTTTAGGAAAAACTATCAGTAGAAGTGAGTTTAAAATAATTCTAGGTGATACATTGGGTTTTATATGTACATACTACAGTTGTAAGGACGTTGCTGAATCCTTATATATTGGGTGTGTAAAATGTTCCAGGAAACTGAATTACTTATATAGACTTTACTTTGGGATAACAGAATAATTAAGGAGTAAACATGAAAAACAGGAGTTTCAAAAAGCCTCTCAAAATTAAGTATCCTTAATAATTTTCctgttaataatttaatatagttTTGAAGAAAGTAATAACTCATTTAAAGGACTATATAAGGTTACCTGCAAATGTAAtagaacttttttgtttttttctatttctgatgtTTGTGATTGTTGTTGCTTTGCAACTTGTTCTACTGCATCAGTTAATGAAGATGTGCCTTGGTTAGCCAGAgctgaacaaaagaataaagtacataataaaaatttaagtgcaAACATTCTAagaaagatattatttcttcactcaaggtcatgaaaaatatgatgtttctcattaataaagtAGACTTAGGGTTAGTAATATTCCCTGACTATAAACAAAACCGAAATCAAAAGCTTTAACAAACACAATTTAGAAATCCCTACTGTAATGTTAAACCTGTTCCTGTGTGGAACagtataaatattttgattatcctcattttttttttacccagacCACTTACACATATGCATAATTACAGTGCTACCATAACAACTATATAGGAATTATAGTTGATGAATTTTCATTATAGGCCTGCATTTTCAGGTTGTTATGCCTTTTCTAAATACCAAGTAAGTTTCTTCCTGGAGAAATTTAAAGGCTTCCTTCTATTCTATTTGGctaaatattttaacacaattaTTCTATCATACTACTTTTTTGttgctgcttattttttaattatttatttcttgagaTTGGTTCATTACCTTCTTCAGGAACTCCTTgactcttccttcctttgttgcCTGACATTCTactgtctttctccctttctggttCACCTCTTTTATgcctacaaaaataataaattttgataatttttcagttttgtttattcCCCTGTCATATAACCTGGTGATCCTGAAAACAAATTGTCTAATATCTCACAGGGATGGCAATGATATTTCATCATTAGTTCCAAGAATTAAAACACAATGGTTAAGTGAGAGAGTTTAGGAGGAAAATAGCACTCTATTTGAATCTTGGTTCTCCTGATTTTTAGCTGttatgatcttgagcaagttttTAAACTTCTTTGATCAGGGTCCTCATCTGCAAGACCTCACAGGGCTGTCATAATaattaaagtaatataaaattaaagaattaaagatatatatgtagCAAGTAATGTAAAATTAAGTAACTAAAGTAATACATGTAGCATGCTTAGAATAGTGtgtgggaatatatatatatatatatttcatagtatGTTAgcatatatactacatatatagtGAGTCATTAGTTATTATGGACTCTGTCTAGGGTTTCCTTTGCTAGTTCctcctcagctttctcatctatgTCAATGTCCCAGTGCTAAGTCCTGAGGCCTGTTCTCTATAGTCATTCTTCAGGTGATGTCATCTAGTTGCATAGCTTTAAAATCTACTTACAGGTTTTATCCTATTTATATATCTAACCTGAACATCCTTCTTGAGCTCCAGACTGATTCCAAATTGCCTACGTGATATCTTCACTTAGATTTTTACAGGAATTTCAACTTAATATATTCCACACTGAACTCTTGATATCTCTGTTCACTGCATCACCATCACTAAATCTCCTCCTTCAGTCTCCTCCTTTCAATAAATTACAGGTTTTTCTTATTCAGGCCCCCAAACCCTGGAGACATTAGCAAAGAGGTCTCTAGAAGAGTGTAGAGCCCATGGCAATTCAACAAGAATTGCCCAAGATAATCATAAACAAGAGCTCATTATTGATGTTTCAAGGTGTCTGTAAGACATTTTCCAAGTatgtggccctggacttctgCCCTAATTGTTTACCCAAAGGACAAGCCAGAATCTTGACTTTTATATGCTGCATGTAATTCTTTTAGCAAAATTTATTGGTCTATCTTTAAATTATATTGGAATCCAGTCACTGCTTACCATTTCTAAATAGTATCTTAGTAGAAAAGTCTtccctgattttctttaaaacatgacCTGACCTCCCCTTCTTCATTCTCCACTTTCTTACTCtgcctcatatttctttttttttttttttaagattttatttctttattcatgagagacacacagagagaggcagagacacaggcagagggagaagcaggctccatgtggggagcccgatgtgggactccatcccagggctctaggatcacaccttgaggCAAAGGCAAAAGCTCAgtcactgatccacccaggtgtcctgcctcATCTTTCTTAATAGCATTTGTCACTACTGGTATTTTATATacacttgtttcttttctatctccttttATTAATGTAAGTTCTATGAGGGCAGAGAcctagaacagtatctggcactTACTTAATAGATGTCTATTTGTAGTCTGTCTCCACTCCAATTAACCCTGTTCTAATGATAGACTTATGCTCCTAAAATACTGTTCCTACCATGTCAACATTCCAGCCAATCTTTCAACTCTATCACAGATGGAATCTTCTttaagtagtcttttttttttttttatctttcttgctAGATATGATCCTTCC
This region includes:
- the CCDC122 gene encoding coiled-coil domain-containing protein 122; its protein translation is MSGNKGRKSQGVPEEALANQGTSSLTDAVEQVAKQQQSQTSEIEKNKKVLLHLQSELRELKNQIASVSAETKETERQIYQQDAAIENAKLQCGNLETQIKSLHTENVKLKFDIEAAQEHFEEYMIKYNEYYIKIKAHKDSLVEVESKWSLMTALHEKRELVKKLKTMKEGLMQNLQNPEGNRIKQVQEDITKLKDTIITVKESIIEKTYFLEEEKKTHEKLRKEIEVQHKRYSAILKRLHCQVNKLQSNRRQWQWNIHQLEKTAAELRKRIGMKD